From one Sciurus carolinensis chromosome 9, mSciCar1.2, whole genome shotgun sequence genomic stretch:
- the Mst1 gene encoding hepatocyte growth factor-like protein isoform X1 produces the protein MRLWWVTVQPPARRMGWLPILLLLTQCLVVPGQRSPLNDFQVFRGTELQHLLHAVVPQPWQEDVADAEECARRCGSLMDCRAFHYNMSSHGCQLLPWTQHSPHMQLQRSGCCDLFQKKDYVRTCLMDNGVGYRGTVATTAGGLPCQIWRHRFPNDHKYTPTLANGLEENFCRNPDGDPRGPWCYTTNPAVRFQSCGIKSCQEAACIWCNGEDYRGAVDRTESGRECQRWDLQHPHSHPFEPGKFPDQGLDDNYCRNPDGSERPWCYTTDPQLEREFCDLPRCRSEAQLSREAITFNCFRGKGEGYRGIANTTTTGVPCQRWDAQSPHQHRFTPEKYACKDLRENFCRNPDGSEAPWCFTSRPGMRMAFCYQIQRCNDDLRPEDCYHGSGEQYRGSVSKTRKGVQCQHWSAETPHKPQFTPSSAPQAQLKENFCRNPDGDSHGPWCYTTDPGTPFDYCALRRCNDDQPLSILDPPDQVQFEKCGKRVNRLNQQRSKLRVVGGHPGNSPWTVSLRNRQGRHFCGGSLVKEQWVLSARQCFSSCHEPLTGYEAWLGTLFQNPQSGEPGLQRVPVAKMVCGPSDSQLVLLKLERSVILNQRVALICLPPERYVVPPGTKCEIAGWGETKGTSDDTVLNVASLKVISNQECNIKHRGRVREREMCTEGLLVPVGACEGDYGGPLACFTHDCWVLEGIIIPNRVCARPRWPAIFMRVSVFVDWIRKVIQLG, from the exons ATGAGGCTGTGGTGGGTCACAGTGCAGCCTCCAGCCAGGAGGATGGGGTGGCTCCCAATCTTGCTGCTTCTGACCCAGTGCTTAGTGGTCCCAG GGCAGCGCTCTCCACTGAATGATTTCCAGGTGTTCCGTGGTACAGAACTGCAGCACCTCCTACATGCAGTGGTACCCCAGCCTTGGCAGGAGGATGTGGCAGATGCTGAAGAGTGTGCTAGGCGCTGTGGGTCCCTCATGGACTGCCG TGCCTTCCACTATAACATGAGCAGCCATGGGTGCCAACTCCTACCATGGACCCAGCACTCACCCCACATGCAGCTACAACGTTCTGGGTGCTGTGATCTCTTCCAGAAGAAAG ACTATGTGCGGACCTGCCTTATGGACAATGGGGTTGGGTACCGGGGCACCGTGGCCACAACAGCAGGTGGCCTGCCTTGCCAAATTTGGAGACACAGGTTCCCCAATGATCACAA GTATACTCCCACACTTGCAAATGGTCTAGAAGAGAACTTCTGCCGCAATCCTGACGGGGACCCCCGAGGTCCCTGGTGCTACACGACAAACCCTGCTGTGCGCTTCCAAAGCTGTGGCATCAAGTCCTGCCAGGAAG CTGCTTGCATTTGGTGCAACGGTGAAGATTACCGAGGCGCCGTGGACCGCACTGAGTCCGGACGTGAATGTCAGCGCTGGGACCTGCAGCACCCACATTCCCACCCCTTCGAGCCTGGCAA GTTTCCAGACCAAGGTTTGGACGACAACTATTGCCGAAATCCTGATGGATCTGAGCGGCCATGGTGCTACACTACAGACCCACAGCTCGAGCGAGAATTCTGTGACCTCCCCCGTTGTA GATCCGAGGCCCAACTGAGCCGCGAGGCCATAACATTCAACTGTTTCCGCGGGAAGGGTGAGGGCTATCGGGGCATAGCCAATACTACCACTACGGGTGTGCCCTGCCAGCGTTGGGATGCTCAGAGTCCGCATCAGCACCGGTTTACGCCGGAGAAATACGCTTGCAA GGACCTTCGGGAGAATTTCTGTAGGAACCCAGATGGCTCCGAGGCGCCCTGGTGCTTCACATCCCGGCCTGGTATGCGCATGGCCTTCTGCTACCAGATCCAGCGCTGCAATGACGACCTGCGGCCAGAGG ATTGTTACCACGGCTCAGGTGAGCAGTACCGAGGTTCAGTCAGCAAGACACGCAAGGGTGTCCAGTGCCAGCACTGGTCTGCTGAGACACCACACAAGCCGCA GTTCACGCCCTCTTCAGCCCCACAAGCACAACTGAAGGAAAATTTCTGCCGGAACCCAGATGGGGACAGTCATGGGCCATGGTGCTATACCACTGACCCAGGGACTCCGTTCGACTACTGTGCACTGAGACGCTGCA ATGATGACCAGCCGCTGTCCATCCTAGATCCCCCAG ACCAGGTACAGTTTGAGAAGTGTGGCAAGAGGGTGAACAGGCTGAATCAGCAGCGCTCCAAGCTCCGTGTGGTGGGGGGTCATCCTGGGAACTCACCCTGGACAGTCAGCTTACGCAATCG GCAGGGCCGGCATTTCTGTGGAGGGTCCTTAGTAAAGGAACAGTGGGTATTGTCTGCTCGGCAATGTTTCTCGTCCTG CCATGAACCTCTCACGGGATATGAGGCGTGGTTGGGCACCTTGTTTCAGAACCCACAGTCTGGGGAGCCAGGCTTGCAGCGGGTCCCAGTGGCCAAGATGGTGTGTGGGCCCTCAGACTCCCAACTTGTCCTGCTCAAGCTGGAGAG ATCTGTAATCCTGAACCAGCGTGTGGCCCTGATCTGCCTACCCCCAGAGCGGTATGTGGTGCCTCCAGGGACCAAGTGTGAGATTGCAGGCTGGGGTGAAACCAAAG GTACAAGTGATGACACAGTCCTAAATGTGGCCTCACTGAAAGTCATCTCCAACCAGGAGTGTAACATCAAGCATCGAGGACGTGTCCGAGAGAGGGAGATGTGCACTGAGGGATTACTGGTCCCTGTGGGGGCCTGTGAG GGTGACTACGGGGGCCCGCTTGCCTGCTTTACGCATGACTGCTGGGTCCTAGAGGGAATTATAATTCCTAACCGAGTGTGTGCACGGCCCCGCTGGCCAGCCATCTTCATGCGCGTCTCTGTGTTTGTGGACTGGATTCGCAAGGTCATACAGCTGGGCTAG
- the Mst1 gene encoding hepatocyte growth factor-like protein isoform X2, with the protein MRLWWVTVQPPARRMGWLPILLLLTQCLVVPGQRSPLNDFQVFRGTELQHLLHAVVPQPWQEDVADAEECARRCGSLMDCRAFHYNMSSHGCQLLPWTQHSPHMQLQRSGCCDLFQKKDYVRTCLMDNGVGYRGTVATTAGGLPCQIWRHRFPNDHKYTPTLANGLEENFCRNPDGDPRGPWCYTTNPAVRFQSCGIKSCQEAACIWCNGEDYRGAVDRTESGRECQRWDLQHPHSHPFEPGKFPDQGLDDNYCRNPDGSERPWCYTTDPQLEREFCDLPRCRSEAQLSREAITFNCFRGKGEGYRGIANTTTTGVPCQRWDAQSPHQHRFTPEKYACKDLRENFCRNPDGSEAPWCFTSRPGMRMAFCYQIQRCNDDLRPEDCYHGSGEQYRGSVSKTRKGVQCQHWSAETPHKPQFTPSSAPQAQLKENFCRNPDGDSHGPWCYTTDPGTPFDYCALRRCNDDQPLSILDPPDQVQFEKCGKRVNRLNQQRSKLRVVGGHPGNSPWTVSLRNRHEPLTGYEAWLGTLFQNPQSGEPGLQRVPVAKMVCGPSDSQLVLLKLERSVILNQRVALICLPPERYVVPPGTKCEIAGWGETKGTSDDTVLNVASLKVISNQECNIKHRGRVREREMCTEGLLVPVGACEGDYGGPLACFTHDCWVLEGIIIPNRVCARPRWPAIFMRVSVFVDWIRKVIQLG; encoded by the exons ATGAGGCTGTGGTGGGTCACAGTGCAGCCTCCAGCCAGGAGGATGGGGTGGCTCCCAATCTTGCTGCTTCTGACCCAGTGCTTAGTGGTCCCAG GGCAGCGCTCTCCACTGAATGATTTCCAGGTGTTCCGTGGTACAGAACTGCAGCACCTCCTACATGCAGTGGTACCCCAGCCTTGGCAGGAGGATGTGGCAGATGCTGAAGAGTGTGCTAGGCGCTGTGGGTCCCTCATGGACTGCCG TGCCTTCCACTATAACATGAGCAGCCATGGGTGCCAACTCCTACCATGGACCCAGCACTCACCCCACATGCAGCTACAACGTTCTGGGTGCTGTGATCTCTTCCAGAAGAAAG ACTATGTGCGGACCTGCCTTATGGACAATGGGGTTGGGTACCGGGGCACCGTGGCCACAACAGCAGGTGGCCTGCCTTGCCAAATTTGGAGACACAGGTTCCCCAATGATCACAA GTATACTCCCACACTTGCAAATGGTCTAGAAGAGAACTTCTGCCGCAATCCTGACGGGGACCCCCGAGGTCCCTGGTGCTACACGACAAACCCTGCTGTGCGCTTCCAAAGCTGTGGCATCAAGTCCTGCCAGGAAG CTGCTTGCATTTGGTGCAACGGTGAAGATTACCGAGGCGCCGTGGACCGCACTGAGTCCGGACGTGAATGTCAGCGCTGGGACCTGCAGCACCCACATTCCCACCCCTTCGAGCCTGGCAA GTTTCCAGACCAAGGTTTGGACGACAACTATTGCCGAAATCCTGATGGATCTGAGCGGCCATGGTGCTACACTACAGACCCACAGCTCGAGCGAGAATTCTGTGACCTCCCCCGTTGTA GATCCGAGGCCCAACTGAGCCGCGAGGCCATAACATTCAACTGTTTCCGCGGGAAGGGTGAGGGCTATCGGGGCATAGCCAATACTACCACTACGGGTGTGCCCTGCCAGCGTTGGGATGCTCAGAGTCCGCATCAGCACCGGTTTACGCCGGAGAAATACGCTTGCAA GGACCTTCGGGAGAATTTCTGTAGGAACCCAGATGGCTCCGAGGCGCCCTGGTGCTTCACATCCCGGCCTGGTATGCGCATGGCCTTCTGCTACCAGATCCAGCGCTGCAATGACGACCTGCGGCCAGAGG ATTGTTACCACGGCTCAGGTGAGCAGTACCGAGGTTCAGTCAGCAAGACACGCAAGGGTGTCCAGTGCCAGCACTGGTCTGCTGAGACACCACACAAGCCGCA GTTCACGCCCTCTTCAGCCCCACAAGCACAACTGAAGGAAAATTTCTGCCGGAACCCAGATGGGGACAGTCATGGGCCATGGTGCTATACCACTGACCCAGGGACTCCGTTCGACTACTGTGCACTGAGACGCTGCA ATGATGACCAGCCGCTGTCCATCCTAGATCCCCCAG ACCAGGTACAGTTTGAGAAGTGTGGCAAGAGGGTGAACAGGCTGAATCAGCAGCGCTCCAAGCTCCGTGTGGTGGGGGGTCATCCTGGGAACTCACCCTGGACAGTCAGCTTACGCAATCG CCATGAACCTCTCACGGGATATGAGGCGTGGTTGGGCACCTTGTTTCAGAACCCACAGTCTGGGGAGCCAGGCTTGCAGCGGGTCCCAGTGGCCAAGATGGTGTGTGGGCCCTCAGACTCCCAACTTGTCCTGCTCAAGCTGGAGAG ATCTGTAATCCTGAACCAGCGTGTGGCCCTGATCTGCCTACCCCCAGAGCGGTATGTGGTGCCTCCAGGGACCAAGTGTGAGATTGCAGGCTGGGGTGAAACCAAAG GTACAAGTGATGACACAGTCCTAAATGTGGCCTCACTGAAAGTCATCTCCAACCAGGAGTGTAACATCAAGCATCGAGGACGTGTCCGAGAGAGGGAGATGTGCACTGAGGGATTACTGGTCCCTGTGGGGGCCTGTGAG GGTGACTACGGGGGCCCGCTTGCCTGCTTTACGCATGACTGCTGGGTCCTAGAGGGAATTATAATTCCTAACCGAGTGTGTGCACGGCCCCGCTGGCCAGCCATCTTCATGCGCGTCTCTGTGTTTGTGGACTGGATTCGCAAGGTCATACAGCTGGGCTAG